A genomic stretch from Ureibacillus composti includes:
- the hisS gene encoding histidine--tRNA ligase: MSFKVPRGTQDILPEQTPKWQKVESIMRELCRVYRYKEIRTPIFEQTELFQRGVGDTTDIVQKEMYTFEDRGGRSLTLRPEGTASAVRSFVEHKMFGLPDQPIKLSYVGPMFRYERQQAGRYRQFVQFGVEAIGSADPAIDAEVISLAMDIYQTVGLKDLKLLINSLGDKETRDAHRTALINHFKPSIEEFCSDCQKRLEKNPLRILDCKVDHEHPLMESAPALTDYLTEASALYFAEVKKYLEILGIEYVVDPNLVRGLDYYNHTAFEIMSTSKGFGAITTLCGGGRYNGLVEDIGGPDVPGIGFAMSIERLLLALEAEGVELDVEDGLDVYVIAMGEAAKQKAVELLSSFRTKGISADMDYIDRKMKAQMKSADRLGAKYVIVIGDTELEESAVNVKEMESGNQEKVAFHDLVNYLQK, encoded by the coding sequence ATGAGTTTTAAGGTACCAAGAGGAACGCAAGACATATTACCTGAACAGACACCGAAATGGCAAAAGGTCGAATCCATCATGAGAGAGCTTTGTCGTGTTTATCGTTACAAAGAAATTCGTACACCAATCTTTGAACAAACTGAGTTGTTCCAACGTGGTGTGGGTGATACTACTGACATTGTTCAAAAAGAAATGTACACATTTGAAGACCGTGGAGGACGTTCATTAACATTACGTCCTGAAGGAACTGCATCAGCGGTTCGTTCATTTGTGGAACATAAAATGTTTGGATTACCAGATCAACCAATTAAACTTTCATATGTTGGGCCAATGTTCCGATATGAGCGTCAACAAGCTGGACGCTATCGCCAGTTCGTGCAATTCGGTGTAGAGGCAATTGGAAGTGCAGATCCTGCAATTGATGCTGAAGTGATATCACTAGCGATGGATATTTATCAAACAGTTGGATTAAAAGACCTAAAACTACTAATAAACTCGCTAGGAGATAAAGAAACTCGAGATGCACACAGAACAGCGTTAATTAATCATTTTAAACCTAGTATCGAAGAATTTTGCTCTGACTGCCAAAAACGCTTAGAGAAAAACCCATTACGTATTTTAGATTGTAAAGTAGATCATGAGCATCCGTTAATGGAATCTGCACCAGCATTAACAGATTATTTAACTGAAGCTTCTGCACTATACTTTGCCGAAGTAAAAAAATATCTTGAGATTCTTGGTATTGAATATGTAGTCGATCCAAACTTAGTGCGTGGATTAGATTATTACAATCACACTGCATTTGAAATTATGAGTACTTCAAAAGGATTTGGTGCAATTACTACATTATGTGGTGGTGGACGATACAACGGATTAGTCGAAGATATCGGTGGGCCAGATGTTCCTGGAATCGGATTTGCAATGTCAATAGAACGTCTACTTCTTGCATTAGAAGCAGAGGGTGTAGAGCTTGATGTTGAAGATGGATTAGATGTATACGTAATTGCAATGGGAGAAGCTGCAAAGCAAAAAGCCGTAGAATTATTAAGTTCATTCCGTACAAAAGGAATTTCAGCAGATATGGATTATATTGATCGCAAAATGAAAGCGCAAATGAAATCTGCTGACCGACTTGGTGCAAAATATGTCATCGTCATCGGTGATACTGAACTTGAAGAAAGTGCAGTAAATGTGAAAGAAATGGAATCAGGAAACCAAGAAAAAGTTGCATTCCATGATTTAGTTAATTACTTACAAAAATAA